The segment CGTCTTTACGCGCGGCATCGGCGAGGTCTGGCTGATCTCGGCCGGAATGCTGGTGCTCTGGCTGCTCTTCTGGCGCTTCGCCCTGAAACGCGAGCCCGGAGCCCGCATAAAAAACAGCTGACCGGATTTCATGCAGGCTCCGTTTCCCCCGCTCCCGCGGCGCGTCACCGGCTCCAGCCGGCGGGCAGATGGTCGCGTTCGGCTTCGAGAAGCTCGTTCATGATATTCCGGGCGTCGCCGAGGTTGTTCACGATCGGATCGGTCGCCAGCGCGCGCAGCAGAAGCTTCCGGTCGCAGCTGACGGCGGCCTCGACGGTCAGTTCATGCGTATCGAGCACCTGGTGCGTGAGCCCGAGGAGGCCGCGCGGCATTTCTCCCGCCGGCAGCGGCCGGGGCCCCTGCATGTCGAGCTCGCAGCGCAGTTCGAGAAACGCATCGTCCGGCAGATTCGCCACCGCCCCGCGGTTCGCGGAGTTGATGTAGAATTTCTTGCCGAGACCGCCCCACATCGATTCGATGATGTCGGTGGCGTGGTCGCCGCGCCCGGTTTCGAAAAGCCTGGAGATCGGCGTCTCGCCGGTTGCGAGTTTTTCGGTTTCGGCCCACGCTTCGGCCATCTCGTCGGCACGGTTGTAACCGTCGAAGCAGATGATCGGCTCCGGCGTGACCGGCGTGACGCCGTAGCCCTGGAAGAACGGAACGTACTCCTTCGTATGGCTCGCGGCGGTCGGGAATGCGCCGTAAAGCTCCATCAGCGCAAGCTCGTAATTCGCGTTCAGCCGCGGCTTCGCCTTCGGCGACGGGGCGCGGTCGTACTCATGCCGGGCGGCTTCGCGGGTCTTTTCGAGCAGAAGCGGCAGCAGGTCGCGGCCGTCGTAGCGGCATTCAAGAATCCAGGTGCAGTGGTTGACTCCGGCGATCCGCAGGTCGAATTTCGCGTCGACTTCGGGCGTGAATTCCGAGTCGTCCGCGATGATGCCGAGCTTGCGCAGGTACATCAGGCGGACGTACGGCTCATGGTTCCCGTCGCAGAGCGCGAAACTTCTGACCGCGGGCGCGTGCCGCATCAGGCCGATGCCGAGCACCGAGGTCGGATTCACGAAGTTGATCAGCCACGCCGCCGGGGCGAGCTCGCGCACATCCTGCGCAATGCGCAGGACCTCCGGCAGTTCGCGGAGCGCACGGAAGATTCCGCCCGGTCCGATCGTATCGCCCGAACACATCGTTACGCCGTATTTCCGCGAAATCCGCGTGTCGAGCTCCCGGTAGCAGGCGTTGCGGAACGAGAATGACAGGACGACGAAATCGGCTCCCTCCAGAACTTCGCGCCGGTCGGTGGAGCCGATGATCCGAAGCGGCACTCCGGCATGCGTTCCGGCGCGCTCCGCGATTTTCATCATGGTTTCGAGCACGGCCGGCTCCGTATCGACCAGCGCGAGCGTTCCCGAGTTCAGGATCGGGCTGTGAACCATGTTGTAGATGACCGGCTTGCCGAAAAAGTAGCTGCCGGCCCCGATGACGACGACCTTCGGGCCTTGTTTCATATGCGAATCCTCCCTGGTTTTCTTCCCATATTATACTCCGGAACAGTTGCATTCAACAGAGGACGGATGTATTATATCGGGTAATTTTGTCGCACAATGGAGGGTCAGGGATGATTCGAGAAGCCGTTTACCGCCCGACGCTGGAGGGCTCCGTCGCCGCGCCGCTGCGGGCACGTTCCACAGGGCATTACCGGATCGAAGACCCGTGCTGGGAGGAAGAGCCGCGCCGGAAGACGTTCCTCGAACTCTTCTGGTGTACGGCGGGAGAAGGAACTTTTGTCGCGGAAACCGGCACATGGCACCTGCGCCCCGGCGACGTGTTTTTCTATTTTCCGGGCGATGTGCACCGGATTTCGGCACAGACGGTGCCGTGGGAGTATTACTGGATGACCTGCGACGGAGCCCACCTCGACGAGGTCATCGCCGGATTCGAACTCGAACGGCGGACGCATCCGGCCGGAAAGGCGCCGCGCGATCTCTTTGCCCGGCTCGGCCTCGAATTGCGCGACCTGACCCGGAGCGGCGAATACCGGGCCGGGGCGACGGCGTATGAAATTCTGTCGCTCGGCTGCTGCCGCGGCGATGAAAATATTCCGGACGGCGCAGTCGAAACCTTTCAGCAACTGGTGGAGGAGCGCTTCGACGACCCGTCGCTGACGATCGGCTCCATCGCCGGAGAACTCGGCATCCACCGCTCGACGCTGGCCCGCCTGGTTCGGCGGCGGACCGGGATTTCTCCGGTCGAATATCTGGTCTCGCGCCGGATTCAGGAGGCGGCCGGACTGCTGGCCGGAACCGGGCTGTCGGTCAAGGAGGTCGCCGCCGCCGCCGGCTGCACCGACCCGAATTACCTTGCGAAGCTGCTGAAGCGACGGCTCGGCCGGACGCCGACCGAACTGCGGAACGAAGGACGGTGAACCGCCGCCTCCGCCGCTTTATGCGTGCAGGCGCGCCTCTCTTCGCCCGAGCGCCCGGAAGCGTTCCACGGCACGGCGCGGCGCGATCCGGCAGGCGGCCATATTCGCTTCGTTCTGGAGCGACCGGAGGCGCGGAGCCCCGGCCAGCCGCCCGAACAGCGCCGGCCAGTCGATCGTCCCGTCGCCCGCCAGCAGGTGTTCGTCGTCAAAACCGTGGTTGTCGTGCAGATGGCAGGTCACGATGTGCGGCAGCAGCGAAGCAAGCGTGTCGGTTTCGAACCGGACGTTCCCGCGCCAGCGGCGCCGGATCCACTCGACCATCCTGTCGGAGTGCTTGCCGGGCGTGCCGTCCATGAGGTTCGCGTGCCCGGCATCGAAGCAGATGCCGAGCGACGGTGAACGGAATGCGGCCAGAACCCCCAGCAGCTCGTCCGGCGTATCGGTCGGAAACAGCGTGTTTTCGATCGCCAGGACAAGTCCGCGCGCTTCGGCGGCCGGCAGCAATTCGGCAAGCGATTCGCGCGCCCGGTTCCGCAGCTCATCAGCCGGGCGGCCGCTGTCGTTGGTCCCGATATGCAATGTGACGGTTTCGACGCCGAGCGAAGCGCAGATTTCGAAAAAGCGCTTCTGCCCGGCGAGCAGTTCCGGGCGGCGAACCGGGTCGGGACAGTTCAAATCCCAGCCATCCCCATACGGCGCATGGGCGTTCAGGAAACGGATGCCGGTCCGGGCGCTTTCGGTTTGCAGCAGCCGGATGCGGAGCGGCTCCGCCGCCAGCCGTTCGAGCTCCGGCGGGGTCAGCGACAGACACTCCGCGCCGTCTGCGGCGCAGGAGTCGAAAAATTTGCCGAGCTGGTCGTTTTCAAGCTG is part of the Victivallis lenta genome and harbors:
- a CDS encoding glycoside hydrolase family 4 — translated: MKQGPKVVVIGAGSYFFGKPVIYNMVHSPILNSGTLALVDTEPAVLETMMKIAERAGTHAGVPLRIIGSTDRREVLEGADFVVLSFSFRNACYRELDTRISRKYGVTMCSGDTIGPGGIFRALRELPEVLRIAQDVRELAPAAWLINFVNPTSVLGIGLMRHAPAVRSFALCDGNHEPYVRLMYLRKLGIIADDSEFTPEVDAKFDLRIAGVNHCTWILECRYDGRDLLPLLLEKTREAARHEYDRAPSPKAKPRLNANYELALMELYGAFPTAASHTKEYVPFFQGYGVTPVTPEPIICFDGYNRADEMAEAWAETEKLATGETPISRLFETGRGDHATDIIESMWGGLGKKFYINSANRGAVANLPDDAFLELRCELDMQGPRPLPAGEMPRGLLGLTHQVLDTHELTVEAAVSCDRKLLLRALATDPIVNNLGDARNIMNELLEAERDHLPAGWSR
- a CDS encoding helix-turn-helix domain-containing protein, with product MIREAVYRPTLEGSVAAPLRARSTGHYRIEDPCWEEEPRRKTFLELFWCTAGEGTFVAETGTWHLRPGDVFFYFPGDVHRISAQTVPWEYYWMTCDGAHLDEVIAGFELERRTHPAGKAPRDLFARLGLELRDLTRSGEYRAGATAYEILSLGCCRGDENIPDGAVETFQQLVEERFDDPSLTIGSIAGELGIHRSTLARLVRRRTGISPVEYLVSRRIQEAAGLLAGTGLSVKEVAAAAGCTDPNYLAKLLKRRLGRTPTELRNEGR
- a CDS encoding sugar phosphate isomerase/epimerase family protein yields the protein MHTLPVSHFLHFEQLENDQLGKFFDSCAADGAECLSLTPPELERLAAEPLRIRLLQTESARTGIRFLNAHAPYGDGWDLNCPDPVRRPELLAGQKRFFEICASLGVETVTLHIGTNDSGRPADELRNRARESLAELLPAAEARGLVLAIENTLFPTDTPDELLGVLAAFRSPSLGICFDAGHANLMDGTPGKHSDRMVEWIRRRWRGNVRFETDTLASLLPHIVTCHLHDNHGFDDEHLLAGDGTIDWPALFGRLAGAPRLRSLQNEANMAACRIAPRRAVERFRALGRREARLHA